One Pantoea trifolii DNA segment encodes these proteins:
- the eat gene encoding ethanolamine permease, which translates to MTNKLKPTLGTLHLWGIAVGLVISGEYFGWSYGWGVAGTLGFLITTAMIATMYTCFIFSFTELTTAIPHAGGPFAYSRRAFGETGGLIAGLATLIEFVFAPPAIAMAIGAYLNVQYPDLNPKTAAVGAYIVFMTLNILGVKLAAMFELVVTVLAVLELLVFMGVVSPGFSIANFAANGWAGSDHFGMPAMSGIFAAIPFAIWFFLAIEGAAMAAEEAKDPKRTIPKAYITGILTLVVLAIGVMLLAGGAGDWRKLSDINDPLPQAMKMIVGENSNWMHMLVWIGLFGLIASFHGIILGYSRQFFALARAGYLPQSLAKLSRFQTPHRAIIAGGLIGIAAIYSDGFINLQGMTLTAAMITMAVFGAIVMYLMSMLSLFKLRRTAPEMERSFRAPGYPIVPGIALVLSLVCLVAMLWFNPVIGGLFVAIMAVGYVYFLATKAQRDNAPQDSMLVGE; encoded by the coding sequence ATGACGAATAAGCTCAAACCCACGCTGGGCACCCTGCATTTGTGGGGCATTGCAGTTGGACTGGTGATTTCTGGTGAATATTTTGGCTGGAGTTACGGATGGGGCGTGGCGGGCACGCTGGGATTTCTCATCACCACCGCGATGATCGCTACCATGTATACCTGTTTTATTTTCAGCTTCACCGAACTGACCACCGCGATTCCGCATGCCGGCGGCCCATTTGCCTACAGCCGCCGCGCGTTCGGTGAAACCGGCGGCTTGATCGCGGGCCTCGCCACGCTGATTGAGTTCGTATTCGCACCGCCGGCGATTGCCATGGCGATTGGCGCTTACCTCAACGTGCAATATCCCGATCTCAATCCGAAAACCGCCGCAGTCGGCGCCTATATCGTCTTCATGACGCTGAACATTCTCGGCGTTAAATTGGCGGCGATGTTCGAATTGGTGGTCACGGTGCTGGCGGTTCTGGAGCTGCTGGTGTTTATGGGCGTGGTGTCGCCAGGCTTCAGCATCGCCAACTTTGCCGCGAACGGCTGGGCGGGCAGCGATCACTTCGGCATGCCGGCGATGTCGGGTATCTTCGCCGCGATTCCGTTCGCCATTTGGTTCTTCCTGGCGATTGAGGGCGCGGCGATGGCGGCCGAAGAGGCCAAAGATCCGAAGCGCACCATTCCCAAAGCCTACATCACCGGTATTCTGACGCTGGTGGTGCTAGCGATTGGCGTGATGCTGCTGGCCGGTGGCGCTGGCGACTGGCGCAAGCTGTCGGACATCAACGATCCGCTGCCGCAGGCAATGAAGATGATTGTTGGTGAAAACTCCAACTGGATGCACATGCTGGTGTGGATTGGTCTGTTTGGGCTGATTGCCAGCTTCCACGGTATTATTCTTGGCTATTCGCGCCAGTTCTTTGCCCTCGCCCGCGCCGGATATCTGCCACAGAGTTTGGCCAAGCTGTCGCGCTTCCAGACGCCGCACCGCGCGATTATCGCCGGGGGTTTGATTGGTATCGCTGCCATCTACAGCGATGGCTTTATCAATCTGCAAGGCATGACGCTGACCGCCGCGATGATCACCATGGCGGTGTTTGGTGCGATTGTGATGTATCTGATGAGTATGCTGAGCCTGTTTAAACTGCGCCGCACTGCGCCAGAGATGGAACGCAGCTTCCGTGCGCCGGGCTATCCGATTGTACCCGGCATTGCGCTGGTGCTGTCGCTGGTGTGTCTGGTGGCGATGCTGTGGTTTAACCCGGTGATTGGCGGCCTGTTTGTGGCGATTATGGCGGTGGGATATGTCTACTTCCTGGCGACCAAAGCCCAGCGCGATAACGCACCGCAGGATTCGATGTTAGTGGGTGAGTAA
- a CDS encoding phosphotransferase enzyme family protein, which yields MSAEQSDTLTDAEITLLAHQALASYPAALRGELKLLCRSENATFLLQAAGKRYALRLHRPHYHSKADIQSELLWLDALRDIGIMVPQAIPASDGATVLTLPMTNGAERYAVLFHWIEGDMPTTDVDPKAFQQLGHITARLHQHSRSWQKPAGFQRIIWDHHTMVSDQSHWGRWQDAPNLNPADHGIVAEAVARVGQELQGFGKGADRYGLIHADLRLTNLLLHKGETRVIDFDDCGLGWYLHDLAAAISFVEHHPRAAEWVDNWILGYEKVAHISDEEMALVPTLLIQRRIQMTAWMGSHAETEMALSLGPRWADHSVRLCRRYLETNQLPVGV from the coding sequence ATGAGTGCCGAACAATCCGATACCTTAACCGATGCTGAAATCACCCTGCTGGCGCATCAGGCGTTGGCCAGTTATCCCGCGGCACTGCGCGGCGAACTGAAGCTGCTGTGCCGCTCGGAAAATGCCACCTTCCTGTTGCAGGCGGCGGGCAAACGCTACGCGCTGCGTCTGCATCGTCCTCACTATCACAGCAAAGCGGACATTCAGAGCGAGCTGCTGTGGCTGGATGCGCTGCGCGACATCGGCATCATGGTGCCGCAGGCGATCCCGGCCAGCGATGGCGCAACCGTGCTGACGCTGCCGATGACAAATGGCGCAGAGCGTTATGCGGTACTGTTCCACTGGATCGAGGGTGACATGCCCACCACCGATGTCGATCCCAAAGCTTTTCAGCAGCTTGGTCACATCACCGCGCGTCTGCATCAGCACAGCCGCAGCTGGCAGAAACCGGCAGGTTTCCAGCGCATTATCTGGGATCACCACACCATGGTCAGCGATCAAAGCCATTGGGGACGCTGGCAGGATGCGCCGAACCTCAATCCGGCCGATCACGGCATCGTCGCCGAAGCAGTGGCGCGCGTCGGGCAAGAGCTACAAGGCTTCGGCAAAGGGGCGGATCGTTATGGTTTGATCCACGCCGATCTGCGTCTGACCAATCTGCTGCTGCATAAAGGCGAAACGCGGGTGATCGATTTTGATGACTGCGGGCTCGGCTGGTATCTGCACGATCTGGCGGCGGCGATCAGTTTCGTTGAGCATCATCCGCGCGCCGCCGAATGGGTGGATAACTGGATCCTCGGTTACGAAAAAGTGGCGCACATCAGCGATGAAGAGATGGCGCTGGTGCCAACGCTGCTGATCCAGCGTCGCATTCAGATGACCGCGTGGATGGGATCGCACGCGGAAACGGAAATGGCGCTGAGTCTCGGGCCGCGCTGGGCCGATCACTCGGTGCGTCTCTGCCGACGTTATCTGGAAACCAATCAGCTGCCGGTCGGCGTCTGA